The following are from one region of the Stigmatella ashevillena genome:
- a CDS encoding D-alanine--D-alanine ligase family protein, translating to MHIVILHNRDHDLLEEDPGREAREDVMRVATSLCEALTRGTLHAEPLAVEGDGLDFVDTLRRMQPDLVINLCESLAADSRGEIVVPGLLDMLGLPYTGSSALSLGLALHKPKAKELLRARGISTPAFAVVKRLEDVKAVELPYPLIVKPAHEDASMGVDFDSVVDSPAQLARAAAEVLSTFHQPALVEQFIQGREIYVPLLGNAPRRALPLTEIHFGQAFENRPNIVSYKAKWETESPECRDSTSAVCRLDDAALEARLVHTAMEAFSALDCQDYGRVDLRVSPDGVPYVIDINPNCDLHPGAGFAKAALAAGIDYPTLAAHLVEIALERTHGNPSPRKKGPGTARRTDPPNRNVLAGRGPVRHRAGGPRAHAE from the coding sequence ATGCACATCGTCATCCTGCACAACCGCGACCACGACCTTCTCGAGGAAGATCCAGGAAGGGAGGCCCGTGAGGATGTGATGCGCGTGGCCACCTCTCTCTGCGAGGCCCTCACCCGGGGCACCCTCCACGCCGAGCCCCTGGCCGTCGAAGGTGACGGGCTGGACTTCGTGGACACGCTGCGCCGGATGCAGCCGGACCTGGTCATCAACCTCTGTGAGTCCCTGGCCGCCGACAGCCGGGGCGAAATCGTCGTCCCGGGCCTGCTCGACATGCTCGGGCTGCCCTACACCGGCTCGTCCGCCCTCTCGCTGGGCCTGGCACTGCACAAGCCCAAGGCCAAGGAGCTGCTGCGCGCCCGGGGCATCTCCACCCCGGCCTTCGCGGTGGTGAAGCGGCTGGAGGATGTGAAGGCGGTGGAGCTGCCCTACCCGCTCATCGTCAAGCCCGCCCACGAGGATGCCAGCATGGGCGTGGACTTCGACTCGGTGGTGGACAGCCCCGCGCAGTTGGCCCGGGCGGCCGCGGAGGTGCTGAGCACCTTCCACCAGCCCGCGCTCGTGGAGCAGTTCATCCAGGGCCGGGAGATCTACGTGCCCTTGCTGGGCAACGCCCCGCGCCGCGCGCTGCCGCTGACGGAGATCCACTTTGGCCAGGCCTTCGAGAACCGGCCCAACATCGTCTCCTACAAAGCCAAGTGGGAAACAGAATCCCCCGAGTGCCGCGACAGCACCTCCGCCGTGTGTCGGCTGGACGACGCTGCCCTCGAAGCACGGCTGGTCCACACCGCGATGGAGGCCTTCTCGGCGCTGGACTGCCAGGATTATGGGCGCGTAGACCTGCGCGTCTCGCCGGACGGCGTGCCCTACGTCATCGACATCAACCCCAACTGCGATCTCCACCCGGGGGCGGGATTCGCCAAGGCGGCCCTGGCGGCCGGCATCGACTACCCCACCCTGGCGGCCCACCTCGTGGAGATCGCCCTCGAAAGAACCCATGGAAATCCGTCCCCTCGAAAAAAAGGACCGGGAACCGCTCGCCGGACTGATCCGCCGAATCGAAACGTTCTCGCCGGAAGAGGTCCAGTGCGCCATCGAGCTGGTGGACCTCGCGCTCACGCCGAATAA
- a CDS encoding GNAT family N-acetyltransferase: MDLALTPNNNDYTILVADRDGRIVGYVCYGATPMTEGTFDLYWIASDPEVRGQGIGASLISGMEGDMRRRGARIIRVETSATEAYGPTRGFYASMKYTEESRFRDFYKVGDDLIVLAKRL; encoded by the coding sequence GTGGACCTCGCGCTCACGCCGAATAACAACGACTACACCATCCTCGTGGCGGACCGGGATGGGCGCATCGTGGGCTACGTGTGCTACGGCGCCACGCCGATGACCGAGGGGACGTTCGACCTGTATTGGATTGCCTCGGACCCCGAAGTCCGGGGCCAGGGCATTGGCGCCTCGCTGATCTCCGGAATGGAAGGAGACATGCGGCGGCGCGGGGCACGGATCATCCGGGTGGAGACGAGCGCCACGGAGGCCTACGGCCCCACGCGCGGCTTCTACGCCTCCATGAAGTACACGGAGGAGTCCCGGTTCCGGGACTTCTACAAGGTCGGGGACGATCTCATCGTCCTGGCCAAGCGGCTCTAA
- a CDS encoding transglutaminase-like domain-containing protein yields MTRSRSHALWMLAATLLCAAPVLAQAPASAARPAASSPLSDVLKVPRPKGGEWLGLYLMDKKVGYFFTNVALVPGRKDQVRAVTELVFKATVGSKLSERVHREERVYEAKPGGRLLSFVVDQRGDGGTQRLEATNTSSGLKVVRKRPGQPDEVLTVAASAEKTEDADQARVAILRKAVVEGVVTDGTDLEGYKITTTAEPAEERMVRGVKVRLSRAQTISEKEKVPVTAYFTEDGEMVEVDFGQTMKARAEPETVAKRLDTVEVFALTRIVLPKKLPVEARAVPGRAVMVMTGLPEKFQQDTYRQKYVKLPDGRVEVTLLSDFPKASNLKPLPVTDPDGGENLKSTIIVESDNADIRKLSKTLVGSEKDAYTAAKKVVTWVATNLAKDYGASADRASDVLRQKKGDCTEHSLLAVALLRAAGIPARRIDGVVYIVNDDGVPAFYWHEWIEAYVGEWTQMDPTFHQLVADATHFGVGKEGNAEITPLIGQLKVVEVKDKPSTAGKP; encoded by the coding sequence ATGACCCGCTCCCGTTCCCACGCCCTCTGGATGTTGGCCGCCACGCTGCTGTGCGCGGCCCCGGTGCTGGCCCAGGCGCCCGCGTCCGCCGCCCGTCCGGCAGCCTCCTCACCGCTCTCGGATGTGCTCAAGGTGCCCCGCCCCAAGGGGGGCGAGTGGCTGGGGCTGTACCTGATGGACAAAAAGGTCGGCTACTTCTTCACGAACGTGGCCCTGGTTCCCGGACGCAAGGACCAGGTGCGTGCCGTCACCGAGTTGGTCTTCAAAGCGACCGTGGGGAGCAAGCTCTCCGAGCGGGTGCACCGCGAGGAGCGCGTTTACGAGGCGAAGCCGGGTGGGCGGCTGCTGTCGTTCGTGGTGGACCAGCGCGGGGATGGCGGCACCCAACGGTTGGAAGCCACGAACACCTCCAGCGGTCTGAAGGTGGTGCGCAAGCGGCCCGGACAGCCCGACGAGGTGCTGACCGTGGCGGCCAGCGCCGAGAAGACCGAGGACGCGGACCAGGCGCGCGTGGCCATCCTTCGCAAGGCGGTGGTGGAGGGCGTCGTCACCGATGGGACGGACCTGGAGGGCTACAAGATCACCACCACGGCGGAGCCCGCCGAGGAGCGGATGGTGCGCGGGGTGAAGGTGCGGCTGAGCCGGGCGCAGACGATCTCCGAGAAGGAGAAGGTGCCCGTAACGGCCTACTTCACCGAGGACGGGGAGATGGTAGAAGTCGATTTCGGCCAGACGATGAAGGCGCGGGCCGAACCCGAGACGGTGGCGAAGCGACTGGACACGGTGGAAGTCTTTGCGCTCACGCGCATCGTGCTGCCGAAGAAACTGCCCGTCGAAGCGCGGGCCGTACCAGGCCGGGCCGTCATGGTGATGACGGGGCTGCCGGAGAAGTTCCAGCAGGACACCTACCGGCAGAAGTACGTGAAGCTGCCGGACGGGCGCGTGGAGGTGACGCTGCTGTCGGACTTCCCCAAGGCGTCCAACCTCAAGCCGCTGCCAGTGACGGACCCGGACGGCGGCGAGAACCTCAAATCGACGATCATCGTCGAGAGCGACAACGCGGACATCCGCAAGCTGTCAAAGACGTTGGTGGGCTCGGAGAAGGACGCATACACGGCGGCGAAGAAGGTCGTCACCTGGGTGGCCACGAACCTGGCGAAGGACTACGGGGCGAGCGCGGACCGGGCCTCGGACGTGTTGCGGCAGAAGAAGGGCGACTGCACGGAGCACTCGCTCCTGGCAGTGGCGCTGCTGCGTGCGGCGGGGATTCCGGCGCGGCGGATCGACGGCGTGGTCTACATCGTGAACGATGACGGGGTGCCCGCGTTCTACTGGCACGAGTGGATCGAAGCCTACGTGGGCGAGTGGACGCAGATGGACCCGACGTTCCACCAGTTGGTCGCGGACGCAACCCACTTTGGAGTCGGCAAGGAGGGCAACGCGGAAATCACCCCGCTCATTGGCCAGCTCAAAGTGGTGGAAGTGAAGGACAAGCCTTCCACCGCTGGGAAGCCGTAG
- a CDS encoding DUF4082 domain-containing protein: MHSRPLLLLLALVTTLTHCAPPDTAEPVPQPGESLQGLTAGGGLRFMTYNIKHAELSSLEAIASVINAQAPDVVALQEVDVLTVRSNGVDQAARLGQLTGMSHAFIPSLTSYDSGQYGLAILSRYPIRSAQRLPLRSAAEQRVLALFEVELAPSRLIPVGVTHFGTTGATERVQQAEDIKAALAGKPWALLGGDLNASPSESSITSLLQQFTDAWARGGSGSGYTHSATLPIKRIDYVLLGSAWTSPLTASVVNATSQSDHRPLAATLILPWSQTLFGDRAPGTAVQDDTRAVEVGVRFRSNVSGTLEALRFYRGTGNANGYVAHLWSNTGTLLAQVPVKDGRIPGWQEVPLPTPISISAGSIYVVSYYTSNGQFPRDVSGLANAVVSGNLTAPGSASVGGNGVFVYATGGGFPASSYKDANYWVDVRFKPSSSAALLP; encoded by the coding sequence ATGCACTCTCGTCCCCTTCTTCTTCTCCTCGCCCTCGTGACCACCCTCACTCACTGTGCACCGCCCGACACCGCCGAGCCGGTCCCACAGCCTGGCGAGAGCCTCCAAGGCCTCACCGCCGGAGGCGGCCTGCGGTTCATGACCTACAACATCAAGCACGCCGAGCTCAGCAGCCTGGAGGCCATTGCGAGCGTCATCAACGCGCAAGCCCCGGACGTGGTGGCGCTCCAGGAGGTCGACGTCCTCACCGTGCGCTCCAACGGGGTGGATCAAGCAGCCCGGCTGGGTCAGCTCACCGGCATGTCGCATGCCTTCATTCCCTCGCTGACCAGCTATGACTCGGGCCAGTACGGGCTGGCGATCCTGTCCCGCTACCCCATCCGCTCTGCCCAGCGCCTCCCGCTCCGCTCGGCCGCCGAGCAGCGTGTTCTGGCCCTCTTCGAAGTGGAGCTGGCGCCCTCGCGCCTCATCCCCGTGGGAGTCACCCACTTCGGGACCACCGGCGCCACGGAGCGCGTGCAACAGGCCGAGGACATCAAAGCGGCCCTCGCCGGAAAACCGTGGGCCCTGCTCGGCGGCGATCTCAACGCCAGCCCCTCCGAGTCCAGCATCACCAGCCTCCTCCAGCAGTTCACCGACGCCTGGGCCCGGGGCGGCTCGGGCAGCGGCTACACCCACTCGGCCACCCTTCCCATCAAGCGCATCGACTACGTCCTGCTCGGCTCCGCGTGGACATCCCCGCTCACCGCCAGCGTCGTGAACGCGACCTCCCAGTCCGACCACCGTCCTCTCGCCGCCACCCTCATCCTGCCGTGGAGTCAGACGCTCTTTGGAGACCGTGCCCCGGGCACCGCCGTCCAGGACGACACGCGCGCGGTGGAAGTGGGCGTCCGGTTCCGCAGCAACGTCAGCGGCACCCTCGAGGCCCTCCGGTTCTACAGGGGCACGGGCAATGCCAACGGCTACGTCGCCCACCTTTGGAGCAACACGGGCACCCTCCTGGCCCAGGTTCCCGTGAAGGACGGACGCATCCCCGGCTGGCAGGAGGTTCCGCTTCCCACGCCCATCTCCATCTCCGCAGGGTCGATCTATGTGGTCTCGTATTACACGTCCAACGGGCAGTTCCCCCGGGACGTCTCGGGGCTGGCGAACGCGGTGGTCAGCGGCAACCTCACGGCCCCCGGCAGCGCCAGCGTGGGGGGCAACGGCGTCTTTGTCTACGCGACAGGGGGCGGATTCCCTGCGAGTTCTTATAAGGATGCCAATTACTGGGTCGATGTCCGCTTCAAACCCTCTTCCTCCGCAGCCCTTCTCCCATGA
- a CDS encoding alpha/beta fold hydrolase — translation MNSHSGQHLRLHDTDLWYEDRGSPGDPPILLLMGNGCSSAFWPEPFVGLLVRGGRRVIRFDYRDTGRSSHFDFDQAPYSLDDIERDVLGLMAHLGLPRAHCIGLSMGGFLAQRMAVRHPSSVASLTSMMSTSDYAVLLHTFSGGEAPTSGLPPPRQDWLEALSKLPAGLSPLELSVESWRLANGSRAPFDAEYWRDLQRLADTRGDDSRAGDHHRRACERITDKNLLGALRHVTAPCLFIQGSEDPIFVPAHAEAAAQAVPSGKLRIVDGMGHALNPAFFELLADALLEHTQDTVAHRRP, via the coding sequence ATGAACTCCCACTCCGGGCAGCATCTTCGCCTCCATGACACGGACCTTTGGTATGAGGACAGGGGCTCCCCGGGTGATCCGCCCATCTTATTGTTGATGGGCAATGGGTGCAGTTCCGCGTTCTGGCCTGAGCCTTTTGTCGGCCTCCTCGTCCGTGGAGGCCGACGTGTCATCCGCTTCGACTATCGGGACACGGGCCGCTCCTCTCACTTTGACTTCGACCAAGCGCCCTACAGCCTCGATGACATCGAGAGGGATGTGCTGGGGCTCATGGCGCACCTCGGCCTCCCGAGAGCGCATTGCATTGGACTGTCCATGGGAGGCTTTCTGGCGCAGCGGATGGCCGTCCGGCATCCCTCCTCCGTTGCATCGCTGACCAGCATGATGTCCACGTCGGACTATGCCGTGCTGCTTCACACTTTTAGCGGAGGCGAAGCCCCCACGTCTGGACTCCCGCCTCCACGCCAGGATTGGCTCGAAGCGCTCTCGAAACTCCCGGCAGGGCTGTCCCCGTTGGAGCTGTCGGTGGAGAGCTGGCGGCTCGCGAATGGAAGCCGGGCACCGTTCGACGCGGAATACTGGCGGGACCTCCAGCGGCTCGCGGACACACGGGGCGATGACTCCCGCGCCGGAGACCACCACCGGCGTGCCTGCGAACGGATCACGGACAAGAACCTCCTGGGCGCGCTGCGGCACGTCACAGCCCCTTGCCTGTTCATCCAGGGCTCGGAGGATCCGATCTTCGTGCCCGCGCACGCCGAGGCAGCGGCCCAGGCGGTACCAAGCGGAAAGCTGCGCATCGTGGACGGGATGGGGCACGCCCTCAACCCTGCTTTTTTCGAGCTCCTGGCCGACGCCCTCTTGGAGCACACCCAGGACACGGTGGCGCACCGCAGGCCGTGA
- a CDS encoding sensor histidine kinase, which produces MMWVSAGYAPVGELLLEPASRAAPAMQLWLLCFLTFGVAFWLNVRGKGHGAVWLLGVQTGAALGALATGHDGSEGVLLCAIAAQTPYFLPSRRATQWVVGMALLSAAVYFVTLPLENAVPMAVLFTGFMGFTAMVARIQQREAQGRRELARLHTELKAAQVLLADREREQERLRIARELHDSLGHHLTALSLNLEAASHTVTGPGEEHVRRARTVARTLLGEVREVVSSMRDGPSQLGPSLQALAQGVPGLDVHLQVPDKLSIADPVAAQSVFRCVQEVITNTLRHASAKNLWIDVVSTEEGGIQVHARDDGKGAATLKPGAGITGMQERFALLGGKVELRPSGGQGMELVAWLPARGGEG; this is translated from the coding sequence ATGATGTGGGTCTCCGCTGGCTACGCTCCCGTGGGAGAGCTGCTCCTCGAACCCGCGAGCCGGGCGGCGCCCGCCATGCAGCTCTGGCTCCTGTGCTTCCTCACCTTCGGCGTGGCCTTCTGGCTCAACGTTCGGGGCAAGGGCCATGGAGCGGTCTGGCTCTTGGGAGTACAGACCGGCGCGGCCCTGGGGGCGCTTGCCACCGGTCACGATGGCTCCGAAGGCGTGCTCCTGTGCGCCATCGCCGCACAGACGCCGTATTTCCTCCCCTCGCGGCGAGCCACCCAATGGGTGGTGGGAATGGCCCTCCTGTCCGCGGCCGTGTACTTCGTCACCCTCCCGCTCGAGAACGCAGTGCCGATGGCTGTCTTGTTCACGGGCTTCATGGGCTTCACGGCCATGGTGGCCCGCATCCAGCAGCGCGAAGCCCAGGGGCGCCGCGAGCTGGCGCGGCTGCACACGGAGCTCAAGGCCGCTCAAGTGCTGCTCGCCGATCGCGAGCGGGAGCAAGAGCGGCTGCGAATCGCCCGCGAGCTGCACGACTCGCTGGGCCATCACCTCACCGCGCTCTCCCTCAACCTGGAGGCCGCCTCGCACACCGTCACGGGCCCAGGAGAGGAACATGTCCGGCGAGCTCGCACGGTCGCCCGAACCCTCCTGGGAGAGGTCCGAGAGGTGGTGTCCTCCATGCGAGATGGGCCCTCGCAGTTGGGCCCTTCGCTGCAAGCGCTCGCGCAGGGGGTTCCCGGGCTCGACGTGCACCTCCAGGTTCCGGACAAGCTCTCCATCGCCGATCCGGTCGCGGCCCAGTCCGTGTTCCGCTGCGTCCAGGAGGTCATCACCAACACGCTGCGCCATGCCTCGGCGAAGAACCTCTGGATCGACGTCGTCTCCACCGAAGAGGGCGGCATCCAGGTTCATGCCCGGGACGATGGGAAGGGCGCCGCCACGCTCAAGCCCGGTGCGGGAATCACGGGCATGCAGGAGCGCTTTGCCCTCCTGGGAGGAAAGGTGGAGCTGCGCCCCTCCGGAGGACAAGGGATGGAACTGGTGGCCTGGCTGCCCGCACGAGGAGGCGAAGGATGA
- a CDS encoding response regulator: protein MINIVLVDDHALIREGIRSLLEFTPDLRVVGEASDGEEALKRVRELSPDVVLMDVRMPRMTGLEALREMRREAPERRVVLLTTFDEDSVVVEALRAGVKGFLLKDVTRDQLADAIRRVANGETLLPPGVADRVQRGFSEVPQEFPHAELPEGLTRRELEVMRLIARGLSNREIATVLGTAEGTVKNQTSNILAKLGVRDRTRAVLRAMELGCL, encoded by the coding sequence ATGATCAACATCGTCTTGGTCGATGATCACGCCCTCATCCGAGAGGGCATCCGCAGCCTGCTGGAGTTCACTCCGGACCTGCGCGTCGTGGGGGAGGCCTCCGATGGAGAGGAAGCCCTGAAGCGCGTGCGGGAGCTGTCCCCGGATGTGGTGTTGATGGACGTGCGGATGCCGCGCATGACCGGCCTGGAGGCGCTGCGCGAGATGCGCCGCGAGGCCCCGGAGCGCCGCGTGGTGCTGCTCACCACTTTCGATGAGGACTCGGTGGTCGTCGAGGCGCTGCGTGCGGGCGTCAAAGGCTTCCTCCTCAAGGACGTGACGCGTGATCAGCTCGCGGACGCCATCCGCCGGGTGGCGAACGGCGAGACACTGCTCCCTCCCGGAGTCGCCGATCGCGTGCAGCGCGGCTTCTCGGAAGTGCCACAGGAGTTTCCCCATGCCGAGCTTCCGGAGGGGCTCACGCGCCGGGAGCTGGAGGTCATGCGCCTCATTGCCCGGGGACTGAGCAACCGGGAGATCGCCACGGTGCTGGGCACCGCCGAGGGGACGGTCAAGAATCAGACCTCCAACATCCTCGCCAAGCTGGGCGTCCGGGACCGAACCCGGGCCGTCCTCCGGGCCATGGAGTTGGGGTGCCTCTAA
- a CDS encoding S8 family peptidase: MAEKRNFLLGYGERLQVEVSPPHGGGPKWKPYDFLKAKTRLSPLVARVAQELASMPEDAFPNDQAVVLLTLHPAFLAKSYFPGGLLREVNLQLVGSKPAVTKPEVLPKRATSKELVTSELYVAAPREVFLRWAEALPGWGGARGQAELERIENIRLPGLADKVRHFTNDLQGDILMEVVLHGNSATNPGVVDGFAKYLKALEMKFELGRKVQVGGLTYVALRAARKLVTNIAGYSFLRAVRPMPQLRHAWPKGKTSKAVQIPFQLPTGGPVDPLLKVAVFDGGLPAKSPLAPWAKDIKAPGVSGPLHPDLMTHGLGVSSAVLFGPLTAGAMASLPYAAVDHYGVFDQKALADQDVYGVLERIRTVLQQGPDYRFVNLSLGPETPVIDEVVDAWTATIDELLASGTVLATVASGNGGNGDVESGNARVQPPADCVNALTVGACDKAKKWARAPYSSFGPGRTPGIIKPDGVIFGGTDQDPFLVSSMNPGIASGITGTSFAAPYALRVALGMRATLGDVLQPLALKALMVHCAELGRRDVAEVGWGRFETDMEQILTSGPGEARVLFQGHLEPGGYMRLPIPIPAVGLQGKVELSATFCFATLTDPQDPLAYTRAGLDIHFRPNKDGRSAERPDAQEAETDGFFKKPKVYKTEQELLESHKWDTTRHAVRRFRQADLLDPVFDVHYNARAAGQATTTAGSLPYALVVTIRCVDLPNLYDLIVQRYRGQLQALTPITVQVPVRT, from the coding sequence ATGGCTGAGAAGAGAAACTTCCTGCTTGGGTATGGCGAGCGCCTGCAGGTCGAGGTGAGCCCGCCGCATGGTGGTGGTCCGAAGTGGAAGCCGTACGACTTCCTGAAGGCGAAGACACGCCTGAGCCCCCTCGTGGCGCGCGTGGCGCAGGAGCTCGCGAGCATGCCGGAGGACGCATTCCCCAACGATCAGGCGGTCGTCCTGCTCACGCTGCACCCCGCCTTCTTGGCCAAGTCGTACTTTCCGGGTGGGCTCCTGCGTGAGGTCAACCTCCAACTCGTGGGCAGCAAGCCCGCCGTGACGAAGCCGGAGGTGCTCCCCAAGCGCGCGACGTCCAAGGAACTCGTCACCTCCGAGCTCTACGTGGCGGCTCCGCGTGAGGTCTTCCTTCGTTGGGCGGAGGCGCTGCCCGGGTGGGGAGGCGCGCGTGGACAGGCGGAGTTGGAACGTATCGAGAACATCCGCTTGCCAGGGTTGGCCGACAAGGTCCGCCACTTCACCAACGACCTCCAGGGCGACATCCTCATGGAGGTGGTGTTGCACGGGAACTCCGCTACGAATCCAGGGGTGGTCGACGGCTTCGCGAAGTACCTGAAGGCACTGGAGATGAAGTTCGAACTTGGCCGCAAGGTGCAGGTCGGAGGCCTCACTTACGTGGCCCTGCGCGCCGCGCGCAAGCTCGTGACGAACATCGCCGGCTATTCCTTCCTGCGCGCGGTGCGACCGATGCCGCAACTGCGGCACGCGTGGCCCAAGGGGAAGACCTCCAAGGCTGTCCAGATTCCGTTTCAGCTCCCTACAGGGGGGCCCGTGGACCCACTGCTGAAGGTCGCCGTCTTCGACGGCGGCCTTCCTGCGAAGTCGCCGCTCGCCCCGTGGGCCAAGGACATTAAGGCCCCGGGCGTCAGCGGACCGTTGCATCCGGACTTAATGACGCACGGGCTCGGGGTGAGTTCTGCCGTGCTTTTTGGGCCGCTCACGGCGGGCGCAATGGCGTCTCTGCCGTACGCCGCGGTGGACCACTACGGCGTGTTCGACCAGAAGGCGCTCGCTGATCAGGACGTCTACGGCGTGCTTGAGCGGATTCGCACCGTGCTCCAGCAGGGTCCGGACTACCGATTCGTCAACCTGAGCCTGGGGCCGGAGACGCCCGTCATTGATGAGGTGGTGGATGCGTGGACAGCCACCATCGACGAACTGCTCGCCTCTGGCACCGTGCTGGCCACGGTGGCTTCTGGCAATGGAGGCAACGGGGACGTGGAGTCGGGGAACGCTCGCGTCCAGCCGCCCGCAGACTGCGTGAATGCACTCACGGTGGGGGCCTGTGACAAGGCCAAGAAGTGGGCCCGCGCTCCGTACAGCTCGTTCGGTCCCGGGCGGACCCCTGGCATCATCAAGCCAGACGGAGTCATCTTCGGGGGGACCGACCAGGACCCGTTCCTCGTCTCCTCGATGAATCCGGGGATAGCCTCTGGAATCACCGGGACGAGCTTCGCTGCGCCGTACGCACTCCGGGTGGCACTGGGGATGCGGGCGACGCTTGGTGACGTTCTCCAGCCCTTGGCGCTCAAGGCGCTCATGGTGCACTGCGCGGAACTCGGGCGGCGCGACGTGGCCGAGGTTGGCTGGGGGCGCTTCGAGACGGACATGGAGCAGATACTGACGTCCGGTCCTGGCGAGGCGCGAGTGCTCTTCCAAGGGCATCTTGAGCCGGGGGGGTACATGCGCCTCCCGATTCCCATTCCCGCAGTGGGGCTGCAGGGCAAGGTCGAGCTGTCGGCGACGTTCTGCTTCGCGACGCTCACCGACCCGCAGGACCCGCTGGCGTACACGCGGGCCGGCCTCGACATCCACTTCCGCCCCAACAAGGACGGTCGGAGCGCGGAGAGGCCCGATGCCCAGGAGGCGGAGACCGACGGCTTTTTCAAGAAGCCGAAGGTCTACAAAACCGAGCAGGAGCTCCTCGAGTCGCACAAGTGGGATACGACCCGCCACGCCGTGCGGCGCTTCCGACAGGCGGACCTCCTCGATCCGGTCTTCGATGTCCACTACAACGCGCGAGCTGCGGGCCAGGCCACAACGACCGCGGGCTCCTTGCCGTACGCGCTCGTCGTGACCATCCGATGCGTCGATCTGCCGAACCTCTATGACCTAATCGTCCAGCGCTACCGCGGTCAGCTTCAGGCGCTCACGCCTATCACCGTTCAGGTCCCCGTGCGGACGTAG